The following DNA comes from Deinococcus misasensis DSM 22328.
TGATTTTCTTGCAGAAGTGCAGGGTTAAAGCGAACAGGTCCCGGTGCTTCTGCCAGAGCAGACATGTCTTTGAGATGCTCTGGATCACTGATGGTTTCAGACACCAGTTTCATTTTTCCAGTGAAGTCTGGGCGTACAGTTCGGCTGGAGGGATCCAGCAACAGCACTTCAATACCGGGTTCTTTTTGCAGGACCTCAGGTGTTTGGGAAGAAGTCTGGGTAGGAACTTGGACGCTGCTGCAACTGGCCAGAGCAAGCATCAAGGCGGGCAAAAGAATGGATTTTGTGTTCATGGTTCTCCTATGGGTTCATTCAAATGAGGACAAAAGACCTCTGTCTGGAACAGAACCCCGTCCAATTCCTGAACGGTTCCTGTCAGGGTTCTTTCTCTCCTGAACACAGGAAACCATGAATGGGGTTACCAACAGGTTACCGACCCCAGAGCCACGGGTTGTGCCCCAGAGCGTAGTCGGGGTTGCACTCAAGGGACGTTTGTCGCGTGGACTTCTCACCCACCCCTCGAATACAATTTTTGTATAAGTGAACAAAAGTGACCGTTCGGTAACTTTTGATTTTGAGGAGCCCCATGGCAACCAATGCAAACGAACACCCCCTGAAAAACAGCCGCTTCCTGAAAGCTTTGCGCAGAGAAGCCGTCGATGCCACCCCGGTGTGGTTCATGCGTCAGGCCGGACGCTACATGCCCGAGTACCGCGAACTCCGCAGCAAAACCACCATGCTCGGGGCCATACAGGATCCCGACATGGCCACCGAAATCACCTTGCAGCCCATCAATGCGTTCAATCTGGATGCTGCGATCCTGTTCAATGACATCCTGCCCCCCCTGATGGGCATGGGCCTGAGTCTGGACTTTCAAGGTGGTGTGGGTCCCGTGATCCACAACCCCATCATGAGCACCAGAGATGTGGACCGTCTGGCTACCCCTCCCACCCGTGAAACCATGGGCTACACCTTCAAGGCCATTGAGCAACTGGCTGCCGAACTGACCCCCAGAGGCATCCCTTTGATTGGCTTTGTGGGCAGTCCTTTCACGCTGGCCAGTTACGCCATTGAGGGGGGAGGCAGCAAAAACTACGAGCGCACCAAGGGCCTGATGTATTCCGAGCCCGCCGCATGGAAACGCCTGATGACCAAGTTCGAGGTGATCCTTTCCGATTACCTGCAAGAACAGGCCAAAGCTGGAGCCAGTGCCCTGCAAATCTTCGATTCATGGGCAGGGGCACTCAGCCCTTCGGACTACTTGCGTTTCGTGTATCCCTACACCAAAAACGTCATTCAGAATGCCAAGAAATCCGGTGTGCCGGTGATTTACTTCGCCACCGGAACCTCCACCATGCTGCCCCAGATTGCCAGCATGGGCAGCGATGTGGTCGGCGTGGATTGGCGTCTGTCCCTGAACGATGCATGGGCGCAATTGCAACCCGAGCAGGCCATTCAGGGGAACCTCGATCCCTTGCTTCTCAAAGCCCCGTGGCGTGAACTGTCCTTCCAGACCGACCGTGTGCTGCAAGAAGCCGCAGGCCGTCCCGGTCACATCTTCAACCTCGGGCACGGCATCCTGCCCGGAACCCCCGTGGACAACGTGGCCCGCCTTGCCGATTACGTCCACGAGAAAACCCAGAGCGGAGTGCTGGTATGACCGAAAAACCTGTGATTGGCGTGCTGTACATGGCCTACGGTGGCCCTGAGTCCCTTGAAGACCTGCCCGGTTACCTTAGTGACATCCGCTCTGGACGCACCACCAACACCGCTGTCCTGGAGGAAATCACCCACAACTACGCTTCCATTGGTGGAAAAAGCCCGATTCTGGGCATCACCAGAGCGCAGGTGGAAGAAGCCACCCAGTTGCTGAACCAGAATGGATCTGGCATTCAGTACAAAGCCTACATCGGCATGCGCCACTGGTCCCCATGGATTGAAGAAACCGTGCGCGACATGCTGAATGACGGCATCCAGAAAGCCGTGGCGGTGGTGCTCGCTCCGCACTACAGCACCATGTCGGTGGCCAAATACCACCAGAAAGTCAAAGCCGGACTGGACATGTTCCACGGCCACATCGACTTTGAATTCATCGACAGTTACCACGATGCGCCCAAATACATTCAGGCCATGGTGAACCGCGTCAAGGAAGGCATCGCCCAGTTCCCTGAAGGGGAAGATGTGCACGTGATCCTGAGCGCCCACAGCCTGCCAGAACGCATCCTCAAAATGGGTGACCCCTATCAGGACCAGTTGTGGGAAAGTGCCCGCCTGATCGCTCAGGGGGCAGGGCTCCGTGACGACCAGTGGAGCTGGTCTTACCAGTCTGCCGGACGCAGCCCCGAACCGTGGCTCGGGCCACAACTTGAAGACCATGTGGTGGACCTGAACGAAAAAGGGGTGAAGAACGTGGTCAGCGTGGTGATCGGCTTTGTCAGCGACCACGTGGAAATCCTGTACGACATCGACATCAAAACCCAGGAGGTCGCGCAGGAACTCGGGATGAAACTGGTCCGTCCACCCTCCCTGAACACCGACCCCCTTTACATGGAAACCCTTGCGGAACTGGTTCAGGAGAAGGCCAAGGTTCTGCTGCAATGAAACCCGTGGTGATTGTGGGCGGAGGGATCGCTGGTCTCTCCGCCGCATGGGAACTCTTCCTGAAAGGGGTTCCCTTTTTGCTGCTGGAAGAATCGGGCAGGTTGGGAGGCAAAATCACCACTGCCCGCTTCCGGGGTTTTCTGATTGAGGGGGCTGCAGATGCCTTCATCACCCAGAAACCCTACGCGGAACAACTGGCCCGAGAACTCGGGATGGACGATGAACTGATCACCACCCTCCCCGAGAACAAGAAAACCTACCTTCTCAGGGAAGGCGAACTGCACCGGATTCCCCCGAGCTTCAAACTGATTGCTCCCCTCAATGATGAGGAGTTTCTGGCCTCGGGTTTGCTTTCTGACGAAGGCAAGCAGCGTTTGCTGCAAGAACAGTTCATAGCGCCCAGAACCGAAACCGGAGATGAAAGTCTGGCTTCTTTTGTCACGCGCCGTTTCGGGCCGGAAGCCACCACCACCATTGCAGAACCCATGCTGGGCGGAATTTACGTGTCCAACCCCGAGAAACTCAGCATGCAGGCGGCTTTCCCTCAGTACCTCAAAATGGAACAGGAATACGGCAGCGTGATCAAAGGGGTGCGTGAAAACGCGAAGAAAAACCCCCAGACCCGCCCGATTTTCTACTCCCTGAAAAACGGCATGGGCAGCCTGATCGAACGCCTGTACACCGAACTGCACGAACACGTGCGGCTCGGGGCCAACGTGGTGAAAATCACTCGGGACCACAAAATCCACCTTGAAGACGGCGAGGTGATCGAGGCCAGCAAAATCCTGATTGCCACACCAGCCTCCACCACAAAAAGCTTCATTGAACAGGACTTTCAGGACACCTTTGAACGCATGGGAGAACTGGAAACCAACAGCTCTGCGGTGGCGGTGTTTGGGTTCAATCGGGACCAGATTGAATTTGACACCTCGACCTACGGGTTCATTGTCTCGGGCTTTGAGCAGACCCCTCTTCTGGCCTGCACCCTGCACTCCAGCAAATTTGAAGGCCGTGCGCCAGAGAAGCAGGTGCTCTTGAGGGCTTATGTGGGAGGCCACCGCAACCCCCACATCCCCGAGATGCACAGCCCGGAAATTGCAGAAATCGGCCTGAATGCCTTGAAGCCCATTCTGGGGATTCAGGGGAGTCCACAGTTCTGGCGGGTTTACAACTGGCTGGAGAACAACCCGATGTACAAAGTCGGACACCTTGAAAGGGTCAGAGGCATCCAGAACAGCTTGCCAGAGACCATCAAACTGATTGGCAGCAGTTATGGAGGGGTCGGAATCCCCGACTGCATCCGCTACGCCCGCGAGATGGCCAAGCAAATGGTGTCCTGAATTTTTGGGATGCTCTTGAACCTCCTTTGGAATGGGGAGGTTTTTTGTTTGGGTCATCCTGCTTCAAAATTGTAATCAACTTCAACATTCTTCAGCTGCATTCCAGCTTGGTTCGCTACACTTTTTCAAAGGATGTGCCCCCCTGCTTCCTTCCCAGAGAACCCCGATGCATGACCCAGAGATGATTGACGCCTTGCCTGAATTTTCATTGGACAGCCTGTTTCAACTTCACCCCCTGCACATGTGGTTGGTGGATGCCCTTACCTTGGACATCCTCAAAGGCAATCAGGCTGCTTCGCTGGCGTACGGGCATGCTCTGGAAGAGTGGCCCAGAATGAACCTGCTGGATTTGTGCGTCAGTGAACGCCTGCCGTTGCTGGAGGTGTTTCGGCAGCAGCCCGCTTCGGCAGGTGGAAAAGAGTTTGTGTTCTTGCGCAAAGACCAGAGTGCCGTGACCGTGGACCTTTCGTGGCAGGTGTTCAAGAATGGTCAAATTCTGATTTTTGCCCGTCCAGTGGTCAAAGATCCCCTGCATGTACTTTCGCCTCTGGAACGCATGACCGAACTCTCCCGCATGATCCGCGCCGAGCATGGTCTGGAAGCCTTGCAAAGCCTGACCCAAGAGGTCAAACAGCGCATGCATGAAGCCTTGCAGGCTGCCGAAGTGGGCATCTGGGAGTGGGACCTCATCTCTGGAAAAGTGATGTGGGACCAGCAAACCGCGGACCTGATGGGCATTGCTCTGGAAGCCTTTGATGGCACCATTGAGGGGTTCAACGTGCTGGTCCATCCAGAGGATGTGGATGCCGTGGGTGAAGCTCTGGAGCGCTCCAAGCAAGCGCACCTTCCGTTTGAAAAACCTTTCCGGGTCAACGGTCAGGATGGTCGGGAACGGTGGTTGCTGTCCAGAGGCCGTTACGAGTACACCCCTGAAGGGATGCCCTACCGGGTGACTGGCGTGATTCTGGACATCACTGCCCGCATGCAGGCTGAACATGCCCTGAGGGACAGCGAAAAACGCCTGCGTGAACTCAGCGAGTCACAGAAGCGCTTCATTGCCGATGCTGCCCACGAACTGCGCACCCCCCTGACGGCCATTCAGGGCAACCTCGACATTTTCATGCGTTACCCCAACATCCCCGAAGATGAAAAACTGGACATCCTTTCTGATGTGCAACGCGAAGCCACCCGCCTCGGGCGTCTGGTGAACGACATGCTGCAACTCGCCCGAGGAGACAGTGGGGCCACCCTGCGCGAAGAAGAAGTGCAACTCAGCCGTCTGGTGATGGAAATCTGGCGCGATCTGGGCCGGGTGGTGCCCCTCCACCACATGGTTCTGGAAGAGGTGGAAGAGGTGTCCCTGATGGGAGACGCAGACCGCCTGAAGCAACTGCTCTGGATCCTCATCGAGAACAGCCTGAAATACACCCCCGAGGGGGGCACCATCTCGGTGTCGGTGGTGCAAAA
Coding sequences within:
- the hemE gene encoding uroporphyrinogen decarboxylase — translated: MATNANEHPLKNSRFLKALRREAVDATPVWFMRQAGRYMPEYRELRSKTTMLGAIQDPDMATEITLQPINAFNLDAAILFNDILPPLMGMGLSLDFQGGVGPVIHNPIMSTRDVDRLATPPTRETMGYTFKAIEQLAAELTPRGIPLIGFVGSPFTLASYAIEGGGSKNYERTKGLMYSEPAAWKRLMTKFEVILSDYLQEQAKAGASALQIFDSWAGALSPSDYLRFVYPYTKNVIQNAKKSGVPVIYFATGTSTMLPQIASMGSDVVGVDWRLSLNDAWAQLQPEQAIQGNLDPLLLKAPWRELSFQTDRVLQEAAGRPGHIFNLGHGILPGTPVDNVARLADYVHEKTQSGVLV
- the hemH gene encoding ferrochelatase, which produces MTEKPVIGVLYMAYGGPESLEDLPGYLSDIRSGRTTNTAVLEEITHNYASIGGKSPILGITRAQVEEATQLLNQNGSGIQYKAYIGMRHWSPWIEETVRDMLNDGIQKAVAVVLAPHYSTMSVAKYHQKVKAGLDMFHGHIDFEFIDSYHDAPKYIQAMVNRVKEGIAQFPEGEDVHVILSAHSLPERILKMGDPYQDQLWESARLIAQGAGLRDDQWSWSYQSAGRSPEPWLGPQLEDHVVDLNEKGVKNVVSVVIGFVSDHVEILYDIDIKTQEVAQELGMKLVRPPSLNTDPLYMETLAELVQEKAKVLLQ
- the hemG gene encoding protoporphyrinogen oxidase → MKPVVIVGGGIAGLSAAWELFLKGVPFLLLEESGRLGGKITTARFRGFLIEGAADAFITQKPYAEQLARELGMDDELITTLPENKKTYLLREGELHRIPPSFKLIAPLNDEEFLASGLLSDEGKQRLLQEQFIAPRTETGDESLASFVTRRFGPEATTTIAEPMLGGIYVSNPEKLSMQAAFPQYLKMEQEYGSVIKGVRENAKKNPQTRPIFYSLKNGMGSLIERLYTELHEHVRLGANVVKITRDHKIHLEDGEVIEASKILIATPASTTKSFIEQDFQDTFERMGELETNSSAVAVFGFNRDQIEFDTSTYGFIVSGFEQTPLLACTLHSSKFEGRAPEKQVLLRAYVGGHRNPHIPEMHSPEIAEIGLNALKPILGIQGSPQFWRVYNWLENNPMYKVGHLERVRGIQNSLPETIKLIGSSYGGVGIPDCIRYAREMAKQMVS
- a CDS encoding ATP-binding protein codes for the protein MHDPEMIDALPEFSLDSLFQLHPLHMWLVDALTLDILKGNQAASLAYGHALEEWPRMNLLDLCVSERLPLLEVFRQQPASAGGKEFVFLRKDQSAVTVDLSWQVFKNGQILIFARPVVKDPLHVLSPLERMTELSRMIRAEHGLEALQSLTQEVKQRMHEALQAAEVGIWEWDLISGKVMWDQQTADLMGIALEAFDGTIEGFNVLVHPEDVDAVGEALERSKQAHLPFEKPFRVNGQDGRERWLLSRGRYEYTPEGMPYRVTGVILDITARMQAEHALRDSEKRLRELSESQKRFIADAAHELRTPLTAIQGNLDIFMRYPNIPEDEKLDILSDVQREATRLGRLVNDMLQLARGDSGATLREEEVQLSRLVMEIWRDLGRVVPLHHMVLEEVEEVSLMGDADRLKQLLWILIENSLKYTPEGGTISVSVVQKDRCAELRVSDTGHGISEEDLPRVFERFYRADRSRQRGEDPGGTGLGLPIAKWIVEGHKGKIWLESELGKGTVAVVQLPIQEP